The Spirosoma foliorum genome has a window encoding:
- a CDS encoding TonB-dependent receptor produces MKKSTTYLTILVALLWLSALPSWAQLSISGTVSDADGGTLPGAAITIDGTYKGTFTNASGAFRLTGLKQGPLSLRISLLGYEPQNQTVDPTSTTNLAIKLVKTAVAVDEVVVSATRANQKSAIAYTDVTRRDLDKLNLGQDVPQLLNFTPSIVTTSDAGAGVGYTGIRIRGSDATRVNVTLNGIPYNDAESQGTFFVDMPDFASSVSSIQIQRGVGTSTNGAGAFGASVNIQTNKLETKPYAEVNLSGGSFGTRKANVLAGTGLLNNHFTVDARLSSIHSDGFIDRAFSNLKSFYLSGGYYSDKSFVRLNVFSGTEQTYQAWNGVPEDILKTNRRYNSFTYDNQTDNYQQDNYQLISSFGLSKNWRLNASLFYTKGKGYYEELKPNDAFSKYNLPNVVIGDSVIKSTDIIRRKWLDNDFYGTVFSLDYNSFGKLTANFGGGWNQYQGAHFGEIIWARVAGNTNIRDHYYDDNAIKTDFNLYAKAFYQFSNPLSGFLDLQVRTVGYSFLGFNSKLQNVQQNANLTFFNPKAGLTYTISDHSTVYASVGVGHREPNRDDYTQSTPESRPKAEQLIDYEAGYKIQSEGLAFSVNGYYMSYKNQLVLSGQLNDVGAYNRVNIPVSYRAGLEFEVGARLAKQLRWNVNATFSRNKVKNFTEYLDNYDTGNQDSRSYSQTDISFSPNVIAGSQLLFTPAKGLELGLLSKYVGKQYLDNTSNESRKLNSYFTNDIRLIYTIKPKFAKEIAFTILFNNVLNELYESNGYTYAYISEGKVLADNAYYPQAGRNFLAGIRMRF; encoded by the coding sequence GTGAAAAAAAGTACGACCTATCTTACAATTCTCGTAGCCCTACTGTGGCTATCAGCACTGCCTTCATGGGCTCAATTATCTATTTCCGGTACAGTCAGCGATGCCGATGGCGGTACATTGCCTGGTGCAGCCATTACGATTGATGGTACTTACAAAGGCACGTTCACAAACGCTTCAGGTGCTTTTCGGCTCACCGGCTTAAAACAGGGGCCTTTATCTTTACGCATATCCTTATTGGGGTATGAACCTCAGAATCAAACAGTCGACCCAACGTCAACGACAAACCTTGCCATCAAATTAGTCAAAACGGCAGTGGCAGTTGATGAAGTGGTGGTTAGCGCCACGCGTGCCAATCAGAAATCAGCTATTGCGTATACAGATGTAACGCGTCGGGATTTAGACAAGCTGAATCTGGGACAGGATGTGCCCCAACTACTGAATTTTACCCCGTCGATTGTTACAACGTCGGATGCGGGTGCAGGCGTGGGGTATACGGGTATCCGTATCCGTGGGTCCGATGCCACACGGGTCAATGTGACACTCAATGGGATTCCCTATAACGATGCCGAGTCGCAAGGGACATTTTTTGTAGATATGCCCGACTTTGCTTCGTCGGTAAGCAGTATCCAGATTCAGCGCGGTGTTGGCACCTCAACCAATGGCGCTGGCGCATTTGGAGCCTCTGTTAACATTCAGACGAACAAACTCGAAACAAAACCCTATGCCGAAGTCAATCTATCGGGCGGATCGTTCGGGACTCGGAAAGCGAATGTGCTGGCGGGTACGGGTTTATTGAACAACCACTTTACGGTAGATGCTCGTCTGTCGAGTATTCACTCCGATGGTTTTATTGATCGCGCTTTTTCAAATCTGAAATCGTTTTATCTGTCAGGCGGCTACTACTCGGATAAGAGTTTTGTGCGGTTAAATGTCTTTTCGGGCACGGAGCAAACTTATCAGGCCTGGAATGGCGTGCCGGAAGATATTCTGAAGACGAACCGACGGTATAACTCGTTCACCTACGATAATCAGACAGACAATTATCAACAGGATAACTACCAGCTAATTAGCTCGTTCGGGTTAAGTAAAAACTGGCGGTTGAATGCGTCTTTATTCTACACCAAAGGCAAAGGTTATTATGAAGAACTAAAGCCGAACGATGCATTCAGCAAGTATAACTTGCCCAATGTGGTTATCGGCGATTCGGTGATAAAGAGCACGGACATTATTCGGCGGAAATGGTTGGATAATGATTTCTACGGAACCGTTTTCTCCCTCGATTACAACAGCTTCGGTAAACTAACGGCCAACTTCGGTGGAGGCTGGAACCAGTATCAGGGCGCTCACTTTGGGGAAATCATTTGGGCGCGCGTAGCCGGGAATACCAATATCCGGGATCATTACTACGACGACAACGCCATTAAAACCGATTTCAACTTGTATGCAAAGGCATTTTATCAATTTAGCAACCCACTTAGCGGTTTTCTGGATCTACAGGTTAGAACCGTTGGTTATTCGTTTTTAGGCTTCAATAGTAAGCTCCAGAATGTTCAGCAGAATGCCAACTTAACATTCTTCAACCCGAAAGCGGGGCTGACGTATACTATAAGTGATCACAGCACAGTATATGCTTCGGTAGGCGTTGGGCATCGTGAACCCAATCGCGATGATTATACCCAATCGACCCCCGAAAGCCGCCCGAAAGCTGAGCAATTGATCGACTATGAAGCGGGTTATAAAATTCAGTCGGAGGGGCTGGCCTTTTCGGTCAATGGTTACTATATGAGCTACAAGAACCAGTTAGTGTTATCTGGTCAGTTAAATGATGTTGGCGCTTACAACCGCGTGAATATTCCGGTAAGTTATCGCGCGGGTCTGGAGTTTGAAGTGGGCGCGCGATTGGCGAAACAGCTTCGCTGGAACGTAAATGCTACGTTTAGCCGAAATAAGGTTAAGAATTTCACAGAATATCTGGACAACTACGACACCGGCAATCAAGACAGCCGCAGCTACAGCCAAACCGATATTTCGTTTTCGCCCAATGTTATTGCCGGATCGCAGTTGTTGTTTACTCCTGCTAAAGGGTTGGAACTGGGGTTACTTTCAAAGTATGTTGGCAAGCAGTATCTGGATAATACGTCCAATGAAAGCCGGAAATTGAATTCCTATTTCACGAATGATATCCGATTGATTTATACAATCAAGCCGAAATTCGCGAAGGAAATTGCGTTTACAATACTGTTCAACAACGTTTTGAACGAACTCTATGAGTCGAACGGCTACACATACGCTTACATTTCGGAAGGCAAAGTCTTAGCTGATAACGCTTACTATCCACAAGCCGGGCGGAATTTCCTGGCCGGGATACGAATGCGTTTTTAG
- a CDS encoding DUF4926 domain-containing protein — MNEFDLVVLQEDVSDGQLKAGDVGTILTVYNGGKAFEVEFVTLTGEAVAIETLLAHQIREVRASEIMAVRDISQ, encoded by the coding sequence ATGAATGAGTTTGATTTAGTGGTTTTACAGGAAGATGTTTCAGATGGACAGTTAAAAGCTGGTGATGTTGGCACGATTTTAACTGTGTATAATGGAGGAAAGGCGTTTGAAGTTGAATTTGTCACCTTAACGGGCGAGGCTGTAGCTATCGAAACCTTGTTAGCACACCAAATTCGGGAGGTTCGGGCGTCAGAAATTATGGCGGTACGCGATATATCGCAATAA
- a CDS encoding tetratricopeptide repeat protein, translating into MSKKNSGLDFLEDPDALEGKLEDVGDYFQQNKNIVLGILGGIVLLVAGFVGYRFYIGSQDETAQVEMFPSVYQLEADSLKKALNGDGKTPGLLSVADNYGSTPGGNLAEFYAGVGLLKEGKYDDAIEHLKSFSSSDLLVQARAYALTGDAYMEKKSFDEAADYYRKAADYKSNKYFTPGYLMKLAVAYEQAKQNDKAIETYNEIIEKYAESAEVGSAKKYKSVLEATVGES; encoded by the coding sequence ATGAGCAAAAAGAATAGTGGCCTGGATTTTCTGGAAGATCCAGACGCATTAGAAGGAAAGTTAGAGGATGTTGGCGATTACTTCCAGCAAAACAAGAATATTGTACTCGGTATTCTCGGCGGTATTGTGCTGCTGGTTGCTGGTTTTGTAGGATATCGTTTTTACATCGGTAGCCAGGATGAAACGGCGCAGGTCGAAATGTTTCCGTCGGTTTATCAACTCGAAGCAGACTCACTGAAAAAAGCCTTGAACGGCGATGGCAAAACTCCTGGTTTGCTATCAGTGGCTGATAATTATGGCTCGACACCAGGTGGTAACCTGGCCGAATTTTATGCGGGCGTTGGTTTGCTGAAAGAAGGCAAATACGACGATGCCATTGAGCATTTGAAAAGCTTCAGTTCTTCAGATCTGTTAGTGCAGGCGCGTGCTTATGCTCTGACGGGTGATGCTTATATGGAGAAGAAAAGCTTCGACGAAGCTGCCGATTATTACAGAAAGGCTGCTGATTATAAGTCGAACAAATACTTCACGCCTGGCTATCTTATGAAGCTAGCTGTTGCTTACGAGCAAGCTAAGCAGAATGATAAAGCTATCGAGACGTACAACGAAATCATTGAAAAATACGCTGAATCCGCTGAGGTTGGTAGTGCTAAGAAGTACAAATCCGTACTTGAGGCAACCGTCGGTGAGTCGTAA